TGTTGGTTCATCTAAAATTAAAAGCTTTGGATGATGAGCAAGTGCAATTGTAATCGATAGCTTCATCTTCATACCACGGGATAGCTCTTTAATGGATTTATCCTCTGAAACCTTTAATTTTTTTAAAAGATTGAAATAATAGGATTCATCCCAAGTTGAAAAAACGTTTTTCATAATGGAATTAATTTTTTTGGCTGATAACATATCAGGAAAGTGAATTTCGTCAAAAACGACACCGATTTGTTCTTTTATTGCTTTTTCTTTTTTTACATGATGTTGCTCGAATATATTGATCTCACCATAATCCTTTTTTAATAAATTTAAAATACATTTTATGGTTGTGGTTTTTCCTGCACCATTTTCACCTACAAAACCCATAATAGTTCCTTTTGGTAATGTAAAAGAAACATCCTTTAATTGAAATTGATGAAGTTTTTTTGATAAGTTTCTTACTTCAATCGCATTTTGCATTTATACTTCCTCCTCTAGTAATAGTGAAAGTAGATCTAACACTTCCTTAGGTGGTAAATCTGCCGTTTTTGCAAGTTGAACTGCTTTCTGTAGATGCTCTTCTACTTGCCTTAGTAATTCCTCACGTAGAAAGTCTTGATTGCGTTCTGCAACAAAGCTTCCTTTTCCAGCAACCGTTTCAATAAATCCATCACGCTCTAAATCTGCATAGGCTCTTTTAGTTGTCATAACACTAATTTTTAAATCCTTTGCAAGACTACGTATCGATGGCAGGGGGTCCCCAGCAATAAGTTTTCCTGAAAGAATATTTTGTTTAATTTGTTGAGTAATTTGTTCATATATTGGTTTGTCACTTGCATTACTTAATTTAATAAACATTGTTGCACCACCTCGTTCCACAACTGTATATATACAGTATACACAGATGTGACACCTTTGTCTATTGAAAACTTTTCATTTGGGCATCACTCATAATTTAATCGCTGCATATGCTAACAATGAGCTC
Above is a genomic segment from Lysinibacillus sp. PLM2 containing:
- a CDS encoding ABC transporter, which encodes MQNAIEVRNLSKKLHQFQLKDVSFTLPKGTIMGFVGENGAGKTTTIKCILNLLKKDYGEINIFEQHHVKKEKAIKEQIGVVFDEIHFPDMLSAKKINSIMKNVFSTWDESYYFNLLKKLKVSEDKSIKELSRGMKMKLSITIALAHHPKLLILDEPTSGLDPIVRDEILDLFLEYMQDETNCILFSSHITSDLEKIADYITLIHDGEILFSESKDILLYDYAIWRGTLDESKDLPEDAIIAVRENSFGFEILVNRHQVSTAFELIKPTIEEIMLFFVKGAPSNARFIDKRSSHTE
- a CDS encoding GntR family transcriptional regulator codes for the protein MFIKLSNASDKPIYEQITQQIKQNILSGKLIAGDPLPSIRSLAKDLKISVMTTKRAYADLERDGFIETVAGKGSFVAERNQDFLREELLRQVEEHLQKAVQLAKTADLPPKEVLDLLSLLLEEEV